In Zea mays cultivar B73 chromosome 7, Zm-B73-REFERENCE-NAM-5.0, whole genome shotgun sequence, the following proteins share a genomic window:
- the LOC114574130 gene encoding uncharacterized protein LOC114574130, whose protein sequence is MLHDDYMLICIMFDLPLLHRMGSDWNQVMSQYGSFLSQIDEQPIGTQHSEFPVDGQPEGSRTPAVTKKPTQRTKLANFTAEEDTRVCHAWLAVSCDPIINTGQKRQGFWSRITQAYNSRRGTLPERSTKSLMSRWDTIKTHCSTFAGYMMAVLRQNPSGLSDADKTSLAASRFAAIEKKPFHFLHCWAILKDQPKWMDNHMGQQHQQANANPTHSNTVDLDAEESVPSSFTSKRPLGRDSSKEKAKRTKSVDTSSSDSEFMTRMGDLSLERLSVYKTAVTTEEKKLDSMNRNEGQKLLLEKKKLNLEKLRLERQKLKEDKEEEIMILSMDLSKCNPLLRQYYEAKQQEILARVTGSTSSGQ, encoded by the exons ATGTTACATGATGACTACATGCTCATTTGTATCATGTTTGATCTGCCTCTATTGCATAGAATGGGGAGTGATTGGAACCAGGTGATGTCTCAATATGGAAGCTTCCTTAGCCAGATTGACGAGCAGCCTATTGGAACACAACATTCTGAATTTCCAGTTGATGGGCAACCCGAGGGCTCAAGAACACCAGCTGTTACTAAAAAGCCAACTCAAAGAACTAAGCTAGCAAACTTCACTGCTGAAGAGGACACAAGGGTATGCCATGCATGGCTTGCTGTTAGTTGCGATCCCATTATTAACACAGGGCAGAAACGTCAAGGATTTTGGAGTAGGATTACTCAAGCATAcaactcaagacgaggaacaTTGCCAGaaaggtccacaaaatctttgatgAGTAGATGGGATACTATCAAAACACATTGTTCCACTTTTGCTGGATACATGATGGCAGTCCTCCGACAGAATCCTAGTGGACTCAGTGACGCAGACAAG acaTCACTGGCAGCTTCTAGGTTTGCAGCAATTGAGAAGAAGCCTTTCCACTTTTTACACTGTTGGGCCATTCTTAAGGACCAACCAAAATGGATGGACAACCACATGGGTCAACAACATCAGCAAGCCAACGCTAATCCCACACATTCTAACACTGTCGATTTGGATGCAGAAGAATCTGTACCATCAAGCTTCACATCCAAGAGGCCACTTGGTCGAGATTCTTCTAAGGAAAAGGCAAAGAGGACTAAATCTGTGGACACATCTTCATCAGATTCTGAGTTTATGACACGCATGGGAGATCTTTCTTTGGAGCGCCTGTCAGTGTACAAAACAGCTGTTACAACTGAGGAAAAGAAGTTGGATTCAATGAACAGAAATGAGGGGCAGAAATTGCTCCTTGAAAAGAAGAAGTTGAACCTAGAGAAATTAAGGCTTGAAAGGCAGAAACTAAAGGAGGACAAGGAAGAGGAGATAATGATCTTAAGCATGGATTTGAGCAAATGTAACCCTCTACTCCGCCAGTACTatgaagccaagcaacaagagataCTGGCAAGGGTTACTGGGTCTACTTCATCTGGCCAGTGA
- the LOC100192521 gene encoding uncharacterized protein LOC100192521, which translates to MAVPSSLCRPSSSPLHTYAAPSSSACSLLLWRPSSPVPRVELPAVAQLVGVCPTPYAPCAGKSLLASYLLASREALCSSSSLDRCVSCVAHLRSSSLGFVRARVYRRVVEPVILCSNPTSPARFKHHQLASNTISSSSFALALARRSRSPDVRSRTSAEGRRRSSNYQIEL; encoded by the coding sequence ATGGCGGTCCCCAGCTCCCTCTGCCGGCCGTCGTCGAGCCCTCTGCACACGTACGCCGCGCCCAGCTCCAGCGCTTGTTCCCTGCTCCTATGGCGGCCGAGCTCTCCGGTGCCGCGCGTTGAGCTCCCGGCCGTCGCTCAACTCGTCGGCGTGTGTCCTACTCCTTACGCGCCGTGTGCCGGAAAGTCCCTGCTTGCAAGCTATCTGTTGGCCTCGCGCGAAGCTCTCTGTTCATCGTCATCGCTCGATCGCTGCGTGTCGTGTGTCGCACATCTTAGGTCCTCGTCGTTGGGTTTCGTGCGTGCTCGCGTTTACCGTCGAGTCGTCGAACCCGTCATCCTCTGTTCAAAccccacctcaccagctcgcTTCAAACACCACCAGCTCGCTTCAAACACGATCTCGTCGTCAAGCTTCGCTTTAGCCTTAGCTCGTCGGTCACGCTCGCCAGATGTTCGATCAAGGACTTCAGCTGAAGGCCGTCGTCGTTCAAGCAACTACCAAATCGAGTTGTGA